The sequence ATTGCGGCGCGAAACATGCGATTCAGGGCTTTACCGAATCGGTGCGCTGCGAGCTGATCCATGACCAGAGCGACGTCAAGATCACGATGGTACAAATGCCGGCCTTAAATACGCCTCAATTCGACTGGGTAAAAAGTCGGCTTCCGCGGAAGCCGCAACCCGTCCCACCGATCTACCAGCCAGAAGTGGCGGCCGATGCGATTTGTCATGCGGCGCATAATTATCGCCGGGAGTGGTTTATAGGCGGGCCAACGGTCGTCGCGATTCAAGGCAATAAGCTCGCGCCCGGATTCGGTGATTGGTACTTGGGGCATCAGGGCTACGAATCACAGCAGTGCGACGACAAAGCGGATCCTCATCGGCGAGACAATCTTTACGAACCGGTTGATGATGTCGTCGACCATGGAGCCCACGGCGATTTCGATGCTCGATCGCACGACCACAGCCTACAACTCTGGGCGGATCAGCATCGAAGGCTGATTGCTATCTCCACAGTGGTTGGAAGCGCTTGCGACGCGCTGGTGAACGGTAGAAGAAGTATTTGGCGGGGAGGTTTAATCGGTGCTTCCGTCGGAACGCTGGCGGCATTCGTTCTCGGCAGACGAAACCAAGAACGAAGCACAAAGCGGACAATCAAGGGCTCGACAGATCTGCAAGATGCGCTATCCGAAAAGGCAATGGAGCAATGATTCCTGCGTAACATCGCGCCATTGCATGGTGCATTAACATTTTGCCAACCACGAGACGACATGCTGCCAGTCGAATTCCGCTGCTGTCTGACAGAGACAACGGGAGATCTGCCCCATTTTTGGGAGCATACCGTCGGCGGTAGCCATGCGACTATGGGGCTGCGGGCCGACTGGCGGGAACAACTACGGCGCTGCCACGATGAGCTCGGTTTTGGTCACGTTCGCTTTCACGGGATTCTGTCCGACGGGATGGGGACACTTGTCGACGAACAAGACCAATTACTCTACTCGTTTTTTAACGCGGATCAGATGTGGGACTATCTGCTTTCGATCGGAATGAAGCCATTTGTGGAATTGAGCTTCATGCCTACGGCGCTGGCATCGGGCAAAACAACCGCCTTCAACTACCAGGCCAACGTCACACATCCCAAAGAGAACACACAGTGGGCCACGCTGATCCATAAACTCGTGGCACATTGGGTCGAACGTTACGGCGTGGACGAAATCCGAACATGGTTTTTCGAAGTTTGGAATGAGCCGAATCTAAAAGCATTCTGGCCTGGCTCTCAAGAGAGCTACTTCGATTTCTATCGCTGTACTGCCAATACGATCAAGCAGGTTGACGCCACACTGCAGGTGGGCGGCCCGGCCACAGCAAAGGACGGATGGATAAATGAATTTCTCGCTTTCTGCGAGAAAGTTGATGCGCCCGTCGATTTTGTCAGCACGCATCATTACCCAACCGATGCTCTAGGCACGACCGATGAAGACACCGAAACGCAGTTGGCAATTAGCCAGCGCAGTATTATGCGTAATTGGACTCAGGACACACGTCGTAAATGTCGCGGTCGTGCACTCTATTACACCGAATGGAATGCCTCCTCGAATCCGCGCGATCACTTGCACGACGAGCCGTATACGGCAACAGTGATTGTTAAGACCATGATGGAGGCCAAGGGGCTGGTCGAGGGCTACTCTTACTGGACGTTTACGGACATCTTCGCCGAGAATTATTTTCCTGCACAGCCTTTCCAGGGTGGCTTCGGTCTACTCACCATCCAGGGCGTTGCGAAGCCGTCCTATCGCGCCTTCGAGCTTTTACATCGCCTGGGAAGTGAAACGTGCTTGGTTGATGGTATTCACGAGACTGTAGACGCTTGGGTGGTGCGGAATTCGAACGCCATTACTGTACTGATTTGCAATCAGGCGCTGCCACGTCATCCGATCAGAACTGAGCACGTTAAGGTGCAACTAACTGACATTTCGCCGCCGACGGATGTCTATATCGAGCGCATCGACGACGATCATGCGAATGCGAAGAACGCTTGGCTCCAGATGGGGAAGCCGCAATTTCCCACGCCGCGTCAAGTCGAGGTGCTAAATGTTGCTTCGCAACTGGTGCGAGAGACTCAAACCTGGAAATACGAGAACGCCTCGGCTTGGCTGGACGTCACCTTGCCGCCCCATTCCGTCGCGGCTGTGACTTTGGAACTCTCCACTAGCCATCACGAGGGGGCAATGGCATGACATCCCCGTTATTGACCTCCGAGAAATTGAATGATCTGCAAAGAGAGTCCTTCGCCTATTTTGTCAATGAGACGAATCCCGCGAATGGACTTATCGCGGATCGAACCAAAGCCGGAACTCCGGCAAGTATTGCGGCGGTTGGTTTAGGCTTAGCGAGTTATCCCGTGGGCGTTGAGCGTGGCTTCCTAACTCGCGAGGACGCGGTCGATCGAACACTCACCACACTACGATTTTTGCGAGACGCACCTCAAGGGAAGAGCGCTACTGCCACGGGTTACAAGGGATTTTATTACCACTTTCTTGACATGCAGACTGGCGCTAGGTTCGGAAATTGCGAGCTTTCGACCATTGACTCGACCTATGCAATAGCCGGAATGCTTGCTGCCGCGGCATATTTCACCGCTGAATCGCGGTCTGAACACGAGATCCGAAGTCTGGCGGATGGACTATATCGCCGCGTCGATTGGCGATGGGCTTTGGATAGTGGTGCAACTGTAACGCACGGTTGGAAGCCCGAGACCGGATTCTTGCCCGATCGCTGGGAAGGTTACAGCGAGGCCTTGCTTTTGTACATCCTTGGCTTAGGATCCCCAACCCACCCGCTTGCGGACGAGAGCTACACTGCTTGGACGTCCACTTACAAGTGGAGAAAGATTTACGATCACGAGTATCTCTATTCCGGCCCTCTCTTCACTCACCAGCTGTCGCATGTGTGGGTCGATTTTCGTGGCATCGCCGACGAGTACATGCGCGACAAATGCATCGACTATTTCGAGAACAGCCGTCGAGCAACGTACGCGCAGCAGCAATACGCGATTCACAATCCCGGCCAGTTCAAAGGGTACGGTAAAGACTGTTGGGGCATCACCTCCAGCGATGGGCCTGGCTGGATAACATGCGAAGTTGACGGCAGAGAGCGCCATTTCTTTCATTACGCGGCAAGAGGCATACCCGATGGCCCCGACGACGGCACCATCGCGCCGTGGGCGGCGGCTGCCTCATTGCCGTTTGCCCCAGAGATCGTACTTGCGGCCCTTCAGGACTTTGACAATCTGAAGTTGCGCATGAACAACTCGTACGGCTACAAGGCCACGTTCAATCCCACATATCCCGTGACGTCTGCACCTGCGGATTGTTGGGTTTCACCATGCCACCTGGGGCTGAACCAGGGTCCTGTCGTATTGATGATTGAGAACGCCCGATCCGGGCTTCTCTGGCGACTGATGCGACAGTGCCCGTACCTAGTCAAAGGACTGCATCAGGCCGGCTTCACGGGTGGCTGGCTGGGGGCGGAGAGTCCACGCGCCTGGTGCACTAACGCCTCGGAAATGAAACCAGCCTCCGGCCGAGCGCAACGTATCGCGGTTCCATCAAACTCTCGGCCGTCGAACGAGAAGCAGCCAGACGGCGTGTGAAGCGTAAAGCGAAGTAATGGAGTATACGTGATGGCAAAAAATGTGGCCGAACTATTGGTCGAACGTCTCATTGATTGGAAAGTCGACACGATCTTTGGATTTCCAGGTGATGGGATCAACGGCATTTTCGAAGCGCTGCGGACTCGACAGGACAAGATCAAATTCATCCAAGTTCGACATGAGGAAGCGGCTGCTTTCGCCGCTTGCGGTTACTCGAAATACACCGGTCGCCTGGGAGTCTGCCTGGCAACATCAGGTCCTGGCGGCATCCATCTATTGAACGGACTCTACGACGCGAAGTGCGACGGCCAGACGGTGCTGGCCATTACCGGCCATACGTTTCATGATCTGATTGGCACGCAGTACCAACAGGACGTCGATCTGACCAAGCTCTTCATGGACGTCGCGGTCTATAACGAGCGCATTACAGGGCCAGCGCACGTCCATAACGCACTAGATGACGGCATTCGCACCGCCATGGCGCGAAGGGGCGTCGCGCACCTCTGCACTCCTAAGGACATCCAGGATTGGGACGGTTCCGAGTCGCCCCGATCCACAGCCAATATTAAGGGACACAGCGCCGAGCAGGCAGCCCCGACAACCTCTCATCCCGCTCGGGAAGACCTAAGAGCCGCGGCTGACCTCATCAATGACGGAAAAAAAGTCGCCATTTTGGTGGGCCGTGGTGCGCTGCATTGTCGGGCGCAGGTGCTGGAGTTGGCCGAAAAGCTCGGGGCGCCGGTCGCCAAAGCCCTGCTGGGAAAAGCCGTCTTACCCGATGACAGTCCCTACACCACCGGCGGTTTGGGACTGCTGGGCACAGCTCCATCGCAAGATGCGATGCACAGTTGCGATACGTTGATCATCATCGGGAGCGGCTTCCCCTACATGGAGTTCTATCCGAAGCCGGGGCAGGGTAAATGCGTTCAAATCGATATCGACGCGTCGCGCATCGGACTTCGCCATCCTGCCGAAATAGGGCTGGTGGGAGATTGTCGGCGCGTTCTCGATGAACTGCTGCCGCTGATCGGGCGAAAGGAGGATCGCTCCTTCCTGGAATCGGCGCAGAAGGGAATGCAGGGGTGGAACGAACTTCTATTAAGCCGTGCCAGCCGAATGGACAAACCGCTCAAACCCCAAGTTGTGACGCACACACTAAATAAGTTCTTAGCGCCCGATGCCGTTATCGCCAGTGACTGCGGCACCGTGACTAGTTGGACTGCCCGGTATGTGAAGATTCGCGCCGAGATGTTGTTCTCCGCCTCAGGCATGCTGGCGACGATGGGGAATGGCTTGCCTTATGCCATTGGCGCCGCAGTCGCATTTCCAGGCAGGCAGGTGGTTGCCGTTGTCGGCGATGGTGGTCTCACGATGATGCTCGGCGAGATCGCCACACTGGTAAAGCACAACCTCCCGGTCAAGGTCATCGTAATTAAAAACAACACGCTCGGGCAGATCAAATGGGAACAGATGGTTTTCGAAGGCAATCCGGAATTTGGTGTTGATCTGCAGCCGATCGACTTTGCCGCGTACGCACGCGCCTGTGGCGCAGGCGGTTTCACGGTTGACGATCCTACAAAGGTCGAGCAAGTAATGGCCGAAGCATTCGCCCATCCCGGACCGGCCTTAATCGAAGCTGTCGTAGATCCGAACGAGCCGGCGATGCCTGGCCATGCCACGTTGGATCAGGCATGGCAATTCGCCAAGGCTCTGGTTCGAGGAGAAAAATACAGCAAGTCCATTATCAAGGCTGTGCTCGAAGACAAGATTCGCGAAGTCATCTAGATTGCCTCGGTTGGTCTCATTTTAAATATCGCCGGTGGACTATGAGCTGTCCTCTAAGTCGGCGCGCAACATGGTAGTCGTATGCACACCGCGAAACATTGCAACGCCGCCGTCAATGAGCTTCGCGTGGCGGCGTATCGCATTCCTACCGACCTTCCCGAGGCCGATGGCACGATTGCCTGGAATCAGACAACCCTAGTCTGCGTTCACGTCCGCTCCGAACACGTGGCTGGTCTGGGTTATACCTATGCTGACGTGGCGACAGCCAAGCTTATAGATGAAACGCTTGCCCCAATAGTGCGGCGGCGCGACGCCTTCGGCGTGCCTGGGACTTGGATTGCCATGGTGCGGGCAATCCGCAATCTGGGGCGGCCAGGGATCGCATCGATGGCAATTGCCGCGGTTGATGTGGCCTTATGGGATCTGAAAGCCTGTTTGCTGAATGTGCCTCTGGTCTCATTGCTTGGCGCCGTCCGTGATCGCATGCCGGTCTATGGTAGCGGTGGTTTCACGTCCTACACGGTTAAACAGCTACAACAACAGTTGTCTGGTTGGGTTGCCGA comes from Pirellulales bacterium and encodes:
- a CDS encoding SDR family oxidoreductase, which translates into the protein KEMPAPINYEMRAELKTAEPTMESMVTSKLQPEVVVVTGASAGVGRATVRAFARQGACIGLLARGKAGLNGARRDVEQLGGKALVVPTDVADAEQVGAAATAVEKEFGPIDVWINDAMCSVFSPAKKMTPDDYKRVTDVTYLGVVYGTLAALKHMLPRNRGTILQVGSALAYRGIPLQSAYCGAKHAIQGFTESVRCELIHDQSDVKITMVQMPALNTPQFDWVKSRLPRKPQPVPPIYQPEVAADAICHAAHNYRREWFIGGPTVVAIQGNKLAPGFGDWYLGHQGYESQQCDDKADPHRRDNLYEPVDDVVDHGAHGDFDARSHDHSLQLWADQHRRLIAISTVVGSACDALVNGRRSIWRGGLIGASVGTLAAFVLGRRNQERSTKRTIKGSTDLQDALSEKAMEQ
- a CDS encoding glucoamylase family protein encodes the protein MTSPLLTSEKLNDLQRESFAYFVNETNPANGLIADRTKAGTPASIAAVGLGLASYPVGVERGFLTREDAVDRTLTTLRFLRDAPQGKSATATGYKGFYYHFLDMQTGARFGNCELSTIDSTYAIAGMLAAAAYFTAESRSEHEIRSLADGLYRRVDWRWALDSGATVTHGWKPETGFLPDRWEGYSEALLLYILGLGSPTHPLADESYTAWTSTYKWRKIYDHEYLYSGPLFTHQLSHVWVDFRGIADEYMRDKCIDYFENSRRATYAQQQYAIHNPGQFKGYGKDCWGITSSDGPGWITCEVDGRERHFFHYAARGIPDGPDDGTIAPWAAAASLPFAPEIVLAALQDFDNLKLRMNNSYGYKATFNPTYPVTSAPADCWVSPCHLGLNQGPVVLMIENARSGLLWRLMRQCPYLVKGLHQAGFTGGWLGAESPRAWCTNASEMKPASGRAQRIAVPSNSRPSNEKQPDGV
- a CDS encoding thiamine pyrophosphate-dependent enzyme, coding for MAKNVAELLVERLIDWKVDTIFGFPGDGINGIFEALRTRQDKIKFIQVRHEEAAAFAACGYSKYTGRLGVCLATSGPGGIHLLNGLYDAKCDGQTVLAITGHTFHDLIGTQYQQDVDLTKLFMDVAVYNERITGPAHVHNALDDGIRTAMARRGVAHLCTPKDIQDWDGSESPRSTANIKGHSAEQAAPTTSHPAREDLRAAADLINDGKKVAILVGRGALHCRAQVLELAEKLGAPVAKALLGKAVLPDDSPYTTGGLGLLGTAPSQDAMHSCDTLIIIGSGFPYMEFYPKPGQGKCVQIDIDASRIGLRHPAEIGLVGDCRRVLDELLPLIGRKEDRSFLESAQKGMQGWNELLLSRASRMDKPLKPQVVTHTLNKFLAPDAVIASDCGTVTSWTARYVKIRAEMLFSASGMLATMGNGLPYAIGAAVAFPGRQVVAVVGDGGLTMMLGEIATLVKHNLPVKVIVIKNNTLGQIKWEQMVFEGNPEFGVDLQPIDFAAYARACGAGGFTVDDPTKVEQVMAEAFAHPGPALIEAVVDPNEPAMPGHATLDQAWQFAKALVRGEKYSKSIIKAVLEDKIREVI